A window of Syngnathus typhle isolate RoL2023-S1 ecotype Sweden linkage group LG9, RoL_Styp_1.0, whole genome shotgun sequence genomic DNA:
TATGCGGGACGCTGGAAAGTTGCAGAGTTCGCGGTGTAtttgcgccatcttgtggcttcGAAATCAGAGTTTCAGGAGATTTCAATAATGGCGAATATTTGAAGATACTGTAATGCCCTCGACGTGGTCAAAGATGAAACCAGTGGCTGGTGCAATTTAGTCACTTTTTATTGAACTCGCATCATTTCCTGCCCAAACGCCCTCACACTTCCCATAATGCACAATAACAAACATTACAATACATATCTGCAAGCTCCGCGAGCActtaaaacacacaaaacaggaACGGTAAGGGGTTAAGTAGCGTGTTTCATTCAGACTTCAAACAAGTCATCGTGACTGTAAACATGACTCACAACATAGCCAACCACTTAAGTCATACATGTCATGCATCCATGACATTCGTTGAAAGTTTGGCCTCGCTTCAATGAATAATCAACTCTCAGGAATTTGCTGCTCGATCTGAATAAACTTGTCCTGCTTCCCTTTTCACTTGCACTTTAACAACTTTGCAGTTAAAataaactttttaaaatatgattTTTAACACCATTTAATTTAGCTTAAGGTAACACCACAAGACTCctattaaagcagtgcttctcaaatagtgggggggcgcggtgctatacctgggggggcgcgtgtgaccctggggaacaggctttttttttggcagtacgagaataaagtgtaattgcgcatctgctacagcagggggcagtggggctctcattgttacttctgtcacgtttgcgacagtgcaaaattttacgacttacaagacaagttaggatagtcacggtcgggaggggggggggggtgagggaggggggcgcgaatagttttcttcttgctagggggggggcgtaacagaaaataattgagaagcactgtattaaAGCTTAGAACACAGGTACTTTAATCTTGGGGCTGAGTTTAAGGATCAAGGTGTCAGTGATGAAGGCTGGCATGTAGGACAGAGGCAGCCAGATGAACTTGGCGTCCCATCCGGGCGAATAGCGGGTGCGAGGGTGGACGGCGGCCACGGCGTGCTCCATGCAGCCAATGACCTTCATCAGGTTGCTGTCCGTTAGGAGTTGACATTTGGCCACGATGGTTTCGAGCGCTGCAATCGAGAGCATGCACAGAGTTTATTCGAAATAGCATGGAGATCATGTCATCATAACTGTGTGCGGAATGACTTCATAAGTAAGATTGTCCGGGTGACAAAAACTTGCAGAGCTTGTTCTTCTGATGCTGTGATGTGATTAGATGGGTATGTAACTTGAATTCATTGCAACGACAACTGACTTGTACGAATGACTGTCTATGCAAATGGAAGACGTGTGTCTTCAATCATCTTTacacaaaatcatttttgtaATGTGCGGTAATGGTTAGCGCATCTGGCTGCCAGCCAAGACATTTGTTTATAGTGATGTATTCATTCTCTGACAAGACACAAAGCACTCACCACGCTCCACATAATTTTCTCCATAGTCATCTTTCACATCCTGCGGCAACCGGTCCCAGAGCCTTTTcccatttttttcaatgatcTCTGGGTCAGTGACATTTGTTTTGAAGAAACCAGGCTCGATGCACAAAACTTTCACTCCAAAAGGTGCCAAATTCAAACTGGCGTAAAGATGAAGTTGAGACAATGATTTTAGATTCGATGAGATAAGACACGTTAGTTGCACGTTAGTTTCTCTCTCTCACCGCAGGCTATCGTTGAAGGCTTCCACGCCGTATTTAGACACACAATACGGGCCGCCGAACGGGGTGATCCTCCCGAACACGCTGGCCACGTTCACCACCCTGCCTCGGGCCTTCTTGATGAGAGGGAGGACGCTCAGGGTCACGTCAATCACGCCCAGTAGATTGACATCCAGCATCCTCTTATAATCCTCAACAGTTAACCAGTCTGCGGGGGCCACTGGCACAGAGATGCCCGCATTGTTCACAACGGCCCACAGTCCTGAAAAAGCGTAGAGAGCATCAAAATAAACACGTTCAATATAACAGGACACACAATTATATTATTTCTCTTCTGCAATCCtcttcaggtgtacctaatggtgtGGCCTTACCTGTCTGCCCGACAAGTTTGTCAATTAGAGCAGTGGCTCGTCTGACGCTGGCAGAGTCGCTGACATCCAAACGAAGAGCGGTCAGTCTGTCGGACGAGGTCTTCTTCAGGTCATCTTCGCCCTTCTCGGTGTAACAGCCGGCAATCACACGGAAGCCCAGCTTATCAAGATGCTTGGCCAGTAGATGCCCAAAGCCAGTATCGCAGCCGGTGATGTAGACATATTTTTTTCGCTTGTTTTCCACACGTTTGGGCTCCTTCAACCACCGCTGGACAAGCCAAAGGACCAGCAACCCCACGATGTACAGCAACATCTCTATCTGCATCATGAGATATCAACAGATGTCACATGAGGTAAGTTTGCCACATTTTTGGTccaaaaattatttttcttaataatttatcttttttaatCCATCAACGCACTGGCAGGAAACATTTCATTCTCTTCCTCTGCCACCACACCTCATAATTGTTGCTGTACCattaaggaaaaaagaaaaaataattttccTGCCTCGAGCTACCTCCAAGGACCGTGAACAAAATAGGACATtttaaattcaaacaaaaacaaataaacacatcaCATAAATGAATTCCACTAAGTTATGGATGTAAACAAGCATGTAAACAATTTAAATCTGTGTTGGCTTTCCCATTTTAGGATGTAATACCAGCAATAATAACTAGGTTGCTAATATTTAAggtgaattaccgtttttttccgtgtataatgcgtgaaatttaactaatttattgtcctaaaatctggggtgcgcattatacatgggtacaattttttttaaatattttttttatacaaaaaattatacacgggaaaaaacggtaataatagtGAATACAAGTAATACAACTATAATGACGATAAATCACTGATTAAGAAAGaaaagtaaacaaacaaacaaaaagttgGCAAATGAGTACCCCAATCACAATAGTACAACAAAAAATGCTTCCAAGTTAGGAATTTTGAACTCACGTGCAACTTTCCCGTCAGGTAGAACCTCTACTGAGTGAACAAGCAGACTAAACGAGCGCATTATGTGGAGGTGGAAACGAAAAGTTTCTTCTAATTGTTCCCATCCCACTTTTGTTAAATTTTGTCCCGTTCTCCGGGTAAGTCTACCAAAAAGAGTGAAGCAGCGCCCTCTGTTGGAATATGTCTGCAACTGTAACTATGCACTAAGGAAACGCTCATACAATCGAAAGGTTGAGGATTCAAATGGAAATTGTGAACATATAAATATTCTGTGCATATCGGACTCTCAATTAGGTATTGCTTTTCATAATTGTAGAATTTGGCATAAAGGAAATACCTGCCCTCTCGTGGATGCAAAGTAGAAGGCAGTTTTAGGTGCAAATGGGGAATCAAATACGtattttttgtccatttttatAATTGTCTCCAATTTTACAATTGTCCACAGTGTAATGTAAAttgatataaatatatattaataaaaattaataaaatattcaCTTTGAGAGTTTGTACTACCATGCTTGGTGACTAGTAGCTCTCTCGAGGGTTTGTTTTTATTGCGCTGTTGTCTTGGACTGGAGTACCACCTACCTATGACATTATCAATCACTTGTGTTGGGAATCCAGTATCAGACCATCTGTAAGGAGAGAGCAAATTCCAAATCCAAATATGTCCGTGCGGGCATTCACCTTTTATTAAGACATTATATTATTaatctttttttgtattatgtAAAAGGTAAACAGTATAATTAATAAGCTCTTATGATTTTCATGTGTAGATGTGAGTTTAGGAAATTAGAACTGAAGAATAaagtataataaaaacaattttcaacatgtttcaaaaaaactttcttttagtaaatttttttttttttaagaagaaatatttgatgtgttttttttcaaggcaTACATACATTTAACCTAGAAAACTGAGTAGTGTGCAATTAAATGGGCTAAAGAATGAAATCATTGTAATCATTAAAAGCCAAACGTCCTTTCACACAGTTGATGATCCGCATTCCAGTGAGTACACTTCAAGTTTTCTAGCACTTGATCACAACTAATGGCCTTACGGTCATTAAACTCACTTTACAATCACCTCTGATAACATCTTGAACACATTCATAAATATCTTTTTCTTAAACATCACATCAAATCTTCCAATTTTAAATCTCCCTTTACTTCTTTGTATAAAAACATTGTGACTCCCCAGTttgaaatcaatatttgaatgatttaaatattgatttctttttttttttttctgaagacTTCAGACTTTTCCTGGCCATATTGCTGACACTAACCTTATCAGTGTAATGGGGCTGTAGATAATAGTAGTAGGGGAGGGGCATAGGTTGCCTTATTAACTCCAGCCGTGTTATTGCTGGCGAAACCACACATTGACCGAGTGGTGTCCTGTTCAGGTACAGTACCACCCCTTCAactaaaaaaaatttttcttGACATTTGTATTTGTGTTTACATGATTATAATAGATTGATTTGAATCAGATTGAGATGGTCAGTTGCCCTTACAGCCAAATTTCTTGTAATCTCGACTCGGACCGCGGATGTAC
This region includes:
- the LOC133159457 gene encoding retinol dehydrogenase 7-like, producing MLLYIVGLLVLWLVQRWLKEPKRVENKRKKYVYITGCDTGFGHLLAKHLDKLGFRVIAGCYTEKGEDDLKKTSSDRLTALRLDVSDSASVRRATALIDKLVGQTGLWAVVNNAGISVPVAPADWLTVEDYKRMLDVNLLGVIDVTLSVLPLIKKARGRVVNVASVFGRITPFGGPYCVSKYGVEAFNDSLRLNLAPFGVKVLCIEPGFFKTNVTDPEIIEKNGKRLWDRLPQDVKDDYGENYVERALETIVAKCQLLTDSNLMKVIGCMEHAVAAVHPRTRYSPGWDAKFIWLPLSYMPAFITDTLILKLSPKIKVPVF